A window of the Leptolyngbya subtilissima AS-A7 genome harbors these coding sequences:
- a CDS encoding SPOR domain-containing protein, producing the protein MTQLPSGLSTRPETFAPASESNLRLQRAVESLNLNLDDELHRYRQARSGQVTPTPARLQLRTQRKPIDLITVKSTAATATAAAAAPPPPPNARLQEILGQSSTPSVQAYPPQATVNQVRMSHGGTLTTYRPSPEDYLESTEALLGSLPNAGQQHREPAYVPSFGRQLATPLGVGALLLLLVTSAGFGYLVTSPQAIQHLTDNAITRRLKGDPIPADSNADSVALDGLESQAESGFKPLGPDLSEKEFASLDLNNISTLPSADSPKSPAAAAAPGTTSPTMVGGQPLPISGQRPGEPRTTGPRPGVLTPAGGSGGVLRAEIVTAPRAAVSAPRAAVSPRSVATAAPARSAPAPATAPAARVAPPAASAQPPRPLAANRAPAAPPAPIAPPAVAPPAPITQAPPQATAPSYYVVTDYNGAQSLESARSAVGDAYVRNFSNGTRIQMGAFSQPSSAQNLVNELQGQGIPAQVISP; encoded by the coding sequence ATGACGCAATTGCCCTCTGGTCTATCCACCAGACCCGAGACTTTTGCCCCCGCCAGCGAGTCGAACCTTCGCCTGCAGCGGGCGGTAGAAAGTCTCAACCTCAACCTGGATGACGAGCTGCACCGCTACCGACAAGCGCGATCGGGTCAGGTTACTCCCACCCCGGCTCGCCTACAGCTGCGGACTCAGCGCAAGCCCATCGACCTGATCACTGTCAAATCCACAGCGGCGACAGCAACGGCGGCAGCCGCCGCTCCACCCCCACCCCCCAACGCCCGTCTGCAAGAGATTTTGGGGCAGTCATCAACACCTAGCGTGCAGGCGTACCCGCCGCAGGCCACTGTCAACCAAGTGCGCATGAGCCACGGCGGCACCCTAACCACCTATCGCCCGTCCCCAGAAGACTATCTAGAAAGTACTGAAGCGCTGTTGGGCAGCCTGCCCAACGCCGGCCAACAGCACCGCGAACCAGCATACGTGCCCTCTTTTGGGCGCCAGCTAGCCACCCCGCTAGGAGTCGGTGCTCTGCTGCTACTGCTAGTAACCAGCGCTGGGTTTGGCTACCTGGTCACGTCACCTCAGGCCATACAGCACCTGACTGACAATGCCATCACCCGCCGCCTTAAGGGCGACCCCATCCCAGCGGATAGTAATGCCGACTCCGTAGCCTTAGACGGCCTAGAAAGTCAGGCCGAATCAGGCTTCAAGCCCCTCGGTCCAGATCTGTCAGAAAAAGAGTTTGCCTCCCTCGATCTGAACAACATCAGCACTCTACCCTCCGCCGATTCGCCCAAGTCACCCGCCGCTGCAGCCGCGCCAGGGACTACTTCACCCACTATGGTCGGGGGGCAGCCCTTGCCTATCAGCGGCCAGCGCCCTGGTGAGCCCAGAACCACAGGCCCTCGCCCGGGCGTGCTTACCCCTGCGGGGGGTAGTGGCGGGGTGCTGCGCGCCGAAATTGTGACCGCTCCTAGAGCCGCAGTCAGCGCTCCTAGAGCCGCAGTCAGCCCTAGGTCGGTCGCAACCGCTGCCCCGGCGCGATCGGCCCCGGCCCCAGCCACCGCGCCTGCTGCTCGGGTAGCGCCCCCTGCTGCCAGTGCTCAGCCACCACGGCCCCTAGCCGCAAACCGAGCCCCAGCAGCGCCCCCAGCCCCGATAGCCCCGCCTGCTGTAGCACCGCCGGCCCCCATTACCCAGGCTCCACCCCAGGCGACAGCTCCTAGCTACTACGTGGTGACCGACTACAACGGCGCCCAGTCGCTAGAGTCAGCCCGCAGCGCGGTGGGTGATGCCTACGTACGCAATTTCTCCAACGGCACCCGCATTCAGATGGGTGCATTTTCTCAGCCGTCATCGGCCCAAAATCTCGTCAATGAGCTCCAGGGACAAGGGATTCCAGCCCAGGTAATTTCACCCTAG
- a CDS encoding PspA/IM30 family protein, protein MGLFDRVWRVLRANLGSAVNQAEDPEKVLEQAMADMQANLIQLRQAVAQAIATQKRTERQSSQAKSTAQEWYNRAELAIQKGEEDLARQALTRRQTYLQSAQAMDAQLNQQRDVVNGLKDNMRRLEAKISDARTKKDLYIARARSAEASQRIQDMLGQTGTGGSLAAFERMEERVMELEAKSEALEELSGDPLERQFAALEGGSTTVDNELAAMKTRLAGQGGTPGLPPAP, encoded by the coding sequence ATGGGGTTGTTTGATCGGGTATGGCGAGTTCTGCGGGCGAATCTAGGTAGCGCCGTCAACCAGGCCGAAGACCCCGAAAAGGTTTTGGAACAGGCGATGGCCGATATGCAGGCCAATCTGATTCAGCTGCGCCAGGCGGTAGCCCAGGCGATCGCCACCCAAAAGCGCACTGAGCGCCAGAGCTCCCAGGCCAAATCAACCGCCCAGGAGTGGTACAACCGCGCCGAGCTAGCCATTCAAAAGGGTGAAGAAGACCTAGCCCGCCAGGCCCTCACCCGTCGCCAAACCTACCTGCAATCGGCCCAGGCTATGGACGCCCAGCTCAACCAGCAGCGCGACGTGGTCAACGGTCTCAAGGACAACATGCGGCGGCTAGAGGCCAAAATCTCTGACGCCCGCACGAAAAAAGACCTGTATATCGCTCGCGCCCGCTCTGCCGAAGCTTCCCAGCGCATTCAAGACATGCTGGGTCAGACAGGCACGGGCGGCTCGCTCGCCGCCTTTGAGCGCATGGAGGAGCGAGTGATGGAGCTAGAGGCTAAATCTGAAGCCCTCGAAGAACTCAGCGGCGACCCCTTAGAGCGCCAGTTTGCTGCCCTTGAGGGCGGATCGACTACGGTGGATAATGAGCTAGCGGCGATGAAAACCCGTTTGGCAGGCCAGGGGGGCACCCCAGGTTTACCGCCAGCCCCTTAG
- the codB gene encoding cytosine permease, which translates to MSTTTEPSLVHEGSVNEDYPLEPVPQAARRSFVSLAAILVGFTLYSGTLFAGGLIGPSFRFWPDLVSLIVIGNLILGLYAALLGYIAGETGLTTVLMARFSFGNVGSRWVDFILGFTQIGWYAWGSALMAQLFNSLAGVPESWNWLVILFFTYAFCSTAYFGYTAMDWLSRVAVPAMVLLMAMSLSVASRDVGGFAGLQGLAIADPLPLGAAITIIVGTFVSGGTQATNWSRFSKNGKVGFVATLIAFFLGNGLLIFSGAFCAKVYGEPDIVKVMAQQGLVVGGLILFLLNMWTTQDNTIYAFSIAGSNMFRSSRRTLFVLGGATLALFMAWGGIYEGLVQYLILLGTFIPPIGGIIMADYWVNHRGQFPSLDERQPAFNWAGVIAYVGSSAIAYLTGQIGWGIVPINGIVSALATYVVLSRVLPSSRAA; encoded by the coding sequence ATGTCTACTACCACCGAACCCTCCCTTGTTCACGAAGGCAGCGTCAACGAGGACTATCCCCTTGAACCGGTTCCCCAGGCGGCTCGCCGGTCATTTGTTTCTCTGGCGGCCATTTTAGTGGGCTTTACGCTGTACTCTGGCACTCTGTTTGCTGGCGGGTTAATTGGTCCTTCATTTCGATTTTGGCCCGACCTGGTGAGCCTAATTGTGATTGGCAACCTCATCTTGGGACTGTACGCAGCGCTACTGGGCTACATCGCAGGCGAGACGGGTCTAACAACGGTGCTGATGGCGCGGTTTAGCTTTGGCAACGTGGGTTCGCGCTGGGTCGACTTTATTTTGGGTTTCACGCAGATTGGCTGGTATGCCTGGGGATCGGCGCTGATGGCGCAGCTGTTTAACAGCCTGGCCGGAGTGCCCGAGTCTTGGAACTGGCTAGTGATTTTGTTTTTTACCTACGCCTTTTGCTCTACGGCCTATTTTGGCTATACGGCGATGGACTGGCTAAGCCGGGTGGCGGTGCCAGCCATGGTGCTGCTAATGGCTATGAGTCTGTCGGTGGCTTCGCGGGATGTCGGTGGGTTTGCGGGATTGCAGGGGTTGGCGATCGCAGATCCCCTACCCCTAGGGGCGGCCATTACCATCATTGTTGGCACGTTCGTGTCAGGAGGCACCCAGGCTACCAACTGGAGCCGATTTTCTAAAAATGGAAAGGTCGGCTTTGTGGCCACGCTGATCGCGTTCTTTTTGGGCAATGGTCTGTTAATTTTTTCGGGAGCGTTTTGCGCCAAGGTCTACGGCGAGCCCGACATCGTCAAAGTGATGGCCCAACAGGGATTGGTGGTAGGCGGTCTGATTCTCTTTCTGCTGAACATGTGGACCACCCAGGACAATACTATCTACGCCTTCTCCATCGCCGGGTCAAATATGTTTCGCTCCAGCCGCCGCACTCTGTTTGTGTTGGGAGGCGCGACGCTCGCGCTGTTTATGGCTTGGGGCGGCATTTACGAAGGGCTGGTACAGTATTTAATCTTGCTGGGCACATTCATTCCACCCATCGGCGGCATTATTATGGCCGACTACTGGGTCAACCATCGAGGCCAGTTTCCATCGCTGGATGAACGTCAGCCTGCGTTTAACTGGGCGGGGGTAATCGCCTACGTGGGGTCCTCTGCGATCGCCTACCTCACCGGCCAAATTGGCTGGGGCATTGTGCCCATCAACGGCATTGTGTCAGCCCTGGCAACCTACGTTGTGCTGAGTCGGGTGCTGCCGTCATCGCGAGCAGCATAG
- a CDS encoding GNAT family N-acetyltransferase gives MIRPTVAADTSNLISLADATGLFEPHQLKELSTLLVNFFDDTTASKAFWLTDDDSGPVGMAYCELERMTDQTWNLQLIAIHPSRQGQGRGTALLRHTEQTLVARGGRMLIVETSGSDDFERVRTFYANCGYQEEGRIRDFYATGYDKVVFRKVLEV, from the coding sequence ATGATTCGACCCACTGTTGCCGCTGACACCAGCAATTTGATATCCCTAGCTGACGCGACCGGCCTGTTTGAGCCCCACCAGCTCAAGGAATTGAGCACCCTGTTGGTCAACTTCTTTGACGACACCACCGCTAGCAAGGCATTTTGGCTAACCGACGACGACAGTGGGCCGGTGGGGATGGCCTATTGTGAGCTAGAACGCATGACCGATCAGACCTGGAATCTACAGCTGATTGCTATTCACCCTAGCCGCCAAGGGCAAGGGCGGGGGACAGCGCTATTGCGCCACACTGAGCAAACGCTAGTGGCACGGGGTGGGCGCATGCTGATAGTCGAAACCTCCGGTTCTGATGACTTTGAGCGCGTACGAACGTTTTACGCTAACTGCGGCTATCAAGAGGAAGGGCGGATCCGCGACTTCTACGCAACGGGCTACGACAAAGTGGTATTTCGCAAGGTTTTAGAGGTGTGA
- a CDS encoding glycosyltransferase family 2 protein — MDNKAYILIPVHNRRATTLGCLQDLDRNGDLTRHRVVVIDDGSTDGTRAAIQASFPSVTVLAGDGHLWWTGAICLGMEYAIAQGAQYLVWLNDDCRLAPNALDGFVQFCHNHPKAIVGAQGFEQNDRDRLSFGGKRKTWQGYRFLTLSPGQTLPCDLLSGNLVCLPRAVVEAVGYPDEAASPHYGGDSLYLLRAQKAGFQLFIDSHYQVFNQAAEARLCPADWLMAPGDPWQLVRLAFNPYSGLSWRVWWRLNWLAYGPWGVVMFLKKYLSILPITLLRLLPVATRQRLFRPGQVSSNQPI, encoded by the coding sequence ATGGATAATAAGGCCTATATTTTAATTCCGGTGCACAACCGTAGGGCAACTACTCTAGGCTGTTTGCAGGATCTTGATCGCAACGGTGACCTGACCCGCCATAGGGTAGTGGTAATCGACGACGGCTCTACCGACGGCACCAGAGCGGCCATTCAAGCCAGTTTCCCTAGCGTGACAGTGCTGGCGGGCGACGGTCACCTATGGTGGACGGGGGCAATCTGCTTGGGGATGGAGTATGCGATCGCCCAGGGAGCACAGTATTTAGTCTGGCTCAACGACGATTGCCGCTTGGCCCCCAACGCCCTGGATGGGTTTGTGCAGTTTTGCCATAACCATCCCAAAGCTATTGTTGGTGCCCAAGGGTTTGAGCAGAATGACCGCGATCGCCTTTCCTTTGGCGGCAAACGCAAGACCTGGCAGGGCTACCGCTTTTTGACGTTGTCCCCCGGCCAAACCCTACCCTGCGATCTGCTTAGCGGCAATCTGGTCTGTTTGCCCAGAGCGGTGGTAGAGGCAGTGGGCTATCCCGATGAGGCGGCTAGCCCCCATTACGGCGGTGACTCGCTATACCTGCTGCGCGCCCAAAAGGCCGGATTTCAGCTGTTTATCGATAGTCACTACCAAGTCTTTAATCAGGCCGCCGAGGCACGGCTCTGCCCCGCCGACTGGCTAATGGCCCCCGGCGACCCTTGGCAGCTAGTGCGGCTGGCCTTTAACCCTTACTCAGGGTTGAGCTGGCGGGTGTGGTGGCGGCTCAACTGGTTAGCCTACGGCCCCTGGGGTGTGGTGATGTTCCTCAAAAAATATCTCTCTATTCTCCCCATTACCCTGCTACGGCTACTACCCGTTGCCACCCGCCAGCGACTCTTTCGGCCGGGACAAGTTTCCTCCAATCAGCCCATCTGA
- a CDS encoding phospholipase D-like domain-containing protein: MPISPEASESDGEPPPVWLWWLAVGLLLLVLVVVSYGYLRGSFRQASTCTIDNVPSLDDPCFALCLEGLANSADTTGRLVGFWSEIDDVYAARDTAMAGAEKLIQYETYFMTPGRRADAFAEVVADRAMAGVTVQLLLDHQGTKAMPEKYWRRLRNVGVEIQFFRPLDWRAPLEYNSRSHRKLLIIDGCRVFIGGAGVSDFWDGVAFDHDDGPWLDFEVAYEGEVVSLLQGKFLQNWSCAGGCIDLKQGLRSVQKHGSTPLYITDNTSSLNESSMRLLMQLHILAAKERLWIGSPYLVPDDDTTQALICACKKGVDVRILTMGAATDKKMVHMASRGLYGPLLEAGVKICEYQPSMMHAKFVLVDDGWVSTGSANFDPRSYFHNDELNISGAYPELARQVEQFFIDAMANSYCITYTDWQNRSTSEKIKGQMALLFRQLL; this comes from the coding sequence ATGCCTATCTCGCCCGAAGCCTCAGAGTCTGATGGAGAGCCTCCGCCTGTGTGGCTATGGTGGTTGGCGGTTGGGCTGTTGCTGCTGGTGCTAGTGGTGGTTAGCTATGGGTATCTCAGGGGCAGCTTTCGCCAAGCCTCAACCTGCACAATCGATAACGTACCCAGCTTAGATGACCCGTGTTTTGCCCTTTGTTTAGAAGGGTTAGCCAACTCCGCCGACACTACCGGGCGCCTGGTTGGTTTTTGGAGTGAGATAGACGATGTCTATGCCGCTCGCGATACCGCCATGGCCGGTGCCGAGAAGCTAATTCAATATGAAACCTACTTTATGACGCCGGGCCGCCGGGCCGATGCCTTTGCCGAGGTGGTTGCCGATCGCGCCATGGCCGGGGTGACGGTGCAACTCCTGCTCGACCACCAGGGCACCAAGGCAATGCCCGAAAAATACTGGCGGCGGCTGAGAAATGTCGGGGTTGAAATTCAGTTCTTTCGGCCCCTCGACTGGCGCGCGCCGCTGGAATACAACTCGCGATCGCACCGCAAACTGCTGATTATCGACGGCTGCCGGGTATTTATTGGTGGGGCCGGCGTATCCGACTTTTGGGATGGAGTCGCCTTTGACCACGATGATGGCCCCTGGCTCGACTTTGAAGTAGCCTACGAAGGCGAAGTGGTAAGCCTGCTCCAGGGCAAATTTTTGCAAAACTGGTCCTGTGCTGGGGGATGTATCGACCTCAAGCAAGGTCTACGTTCGGTACAAAAGCATGGGTCTACACCGCTTTACATTACCGACAACACCTCCAGCCTCAACGAATCTTCCATGCGGCTGCTGATGCAGCTCCACATTCTGGCGGCCAAAGAGCGACTGTGGATCGGCAGCCCCTACCTGGTGCCCGACGATGACACTACCCAAGCCCTAATCTGCGCCTGCAAAAAAGGCGTAGATGTTCGCATTCTCACCATGGGAGCCGCTACCGACAAAAAAATGGTGCACATGGCCAGCCGCGGCCTGTATGGCCCTCTGCTTGAAGCCGGCGTCAAAATTTGTGAGTATCAGCCCAGCATGATGCACGCCAAGTTTGTGCTGGTGGATGACGGTTGGGTTAGCACCGGCAGCGCCAACTTTGACCCCCGCAGCTATTTTCACAACGACGAGCTAAATATCTCAGGTGCCTACCCCGAGTTGGCCCGTCAAGTCGAGCAGTTTTTTATCGATGCCATGGCCAACAGCTACTGCATCACCTACACCGATTGGCAGAACCGCTCCACCTCCGAAAAGATCAAGGGCCAAATGGCGCTGCTGTTTAGGCAGTTGCTCTAG
- a CDS encoding glycosyltransferase family 2 protein: MANSPTLSVVITCYREGDLLLEAVESVRQQTQPPLEIVIVNDASPSDRTNQICRQFETESDVTLVWQTVNGGPSVARNAGFAAAQGEVLVPLDADDLLPPDALSHIQQAFLDYPDAGFIYGSYLCQRHPGDTRVVKAAPISLNSLLRARRFSLSTNWTLIGTAPLRKSLWEAVGHSDPELGAEDLHDLEFWVRAMALPCGYYSTPEVIYIWRKYLGSNSRKVNPTSWYRVAQKHFEVYRQNGLEYRAHELLLLGSKWSNQAKEIRHHRRALLTCVARGNFQLSSLMALAIPAALFQPMAQLAKRFR; this comes from the coding sequence ATGGCTAATTCACCCACCCTGAGTGTTGTTATCACCTGCTACCGCGAAGGCGACCTGCTGCTGGAGGCGGTGGAGAGCGTGCGCCAGCAGACTCAGCCGCCTCTGGAGATTGTGATTGTCAATGATGCTTCACCAAGCGATCGCACCAACCAGATCTGTCGCCAGTTCGAGACTGAGTCCGATGTTACCCTGGTGTGGCAGACCGTCAACGGCGGCCCCTCAGTGGCGCGCAACGCTGGATTCGCCGCCGCCCAAGGAGAGGTGTTGGTGCCCCTTGATGCCGATGACCTGCTGCCCCCCGACGCTCTAAGTCACATTCAGCAGGCGTTTTTAGATTATCCCGATGCCGGGTTTATTTACGGCAGCTACCTGTGTCAGCGACACCCTGGCGACACCCGCGTGGTCAAAGCAGCACCGATTTCGCTGAACTCTCTGCTACGGGCCAGACGATTTTCGCTCAGCACCAACTGGACGCTGATTGGCACTGCTCCGCTACGCAAGTCGCTGTGGGAGGCGGTGGGTCACAGCGACCCAGAGCTGGGTGCCGAAGACCTGCACGACCTAGAGTTTTGGGTACGGGCCATGGCCTTACCCTGTGGTTATTACAGCACCCCAGAGGTGATTTACATCTGGCGTAAATACTTAGGCAGCAACAGCCGCAAGGTCAACCCCACGTCGTGGTATCGCGTTGCTCAAAAGCACTTTGAGGTCTATCGCCAAAACGGGTTGGAATACCGAGCTCATGAACTGCTGCTGTTAGGCAGTAAGTGGAGTAATCAAGCGAAGGAAATTCGTCACCATCGTCGTGCTTTGCTAACCTGTGTTGCTCGCGGCAATTTTCAGCTCTCGTCGCTGATGGCTTTGGCAATACCCGCTGCTTTATTTCAGCCCATGGCTCAGCTGGCAAAACGATTTCGTTAA
- a CDS encoding branched-chain amino acid transaminase — protein sequence MDWVYSGKDAEFCPAVAMHNFLPVAYFEGQFCDFSDAKLSIATHALHYGTGAFGGLRGIPDPTGSGRILLFRLDRHCQRLSTSARLLNYDLPGDKIQAVIEDFVRKNSPDKSFYIRPFVYTSDLGISPRLHNVEKSFFVYGLELGDYLSPEGVTCRISSWYRQEDRSLPLRGKISGAYITSSLAKTEAVESGFDESILMNSQGKVSEASGMNVFIVRYGKLITPGYEQDILEGITRDSILTVARNLGIEVVERPVDKSELLIADEVFLSGTAAKITPVRKVESYNLPTNRPITDRLREKLTAITEGRDDEYKDWIFAIDLG from the coding sequence GTGGATTGGGTCTATTCTGGTAAAGATGCCGAATTTTGCCCAGCCGTAGCCATGCACAACTTTTTACCCGTCGCTTACTTTGAAGGCCAGTTTTGCGACTTTAGCGACGCCAAGCTTTCCATTGCCACCCACGCCCTGCACTACGGCACTGGGGCCTTTGGCGGGCTGCGCGGCATTCCTGACCCGACGGGCAGCGGACGCATTTTGCTCTTTCGCCTCGATCGCCACTGCCAGCGCCTCAGCACCAGCGCCCGGCTGCTCAACTACGACCTGCCCGGCGACAAAATTCAGGCGGTGATCGAAGATTTCGTCCGCAAAAACAGTCCTGACAAATCGTTCTACATTCGTCCCTTTGTCTACACCTCAGACCTGGGCATTTCGCCTCGGCTGCACAACGTTGAGAAAAGCTTTTTCGTCTACGGGCTAGAACTGGGCGACTATCTCTCACCCGAGGGCGTCACCTGCCGCATTAGCTCCTGGTATCGGCAAGAAGACCGCAGTCTGCCCCTGCGCGGCAAAATCAGCGGCGCCTACATCACCTCATCGCTGGCCAAAACCGAGGCCGTTGAGTCGGGCTTTGACGAATCGATTTTGATGAATTCTCAGGGCAAAGTCAGCGAAGCCTCGGGCATGAACGTCTTCATCGTCCGCTACGGCAAGCTGATCACCCCCGGCTACGAGCAGGACATTCTCGAAGGCATTACCCGCGACAGCATTCTCACGGTGGCCCGCAACTTGGGCATTGAGGTAGTCGAGCGTCCGGTCGATAAGTCAGAGTTGCTAATTGCTGACGAGGTATTTCTCAGCGGCACGGCGGCTAAAATCACCCCGGTTCGTAAGGTGGAGTCCTACAACCTGCCCACTAATCGCCCTATCACCGATCGCCTGCGTGAAAAGCTCACTGCCATCACCGAAGGGCGCGACGACGAGTATAAAGACTGGATATTTGCGATCGATTTGGGGTAG
- a CDS encoding ComEC/Rec2 family competence protein: MGGIAGLLWASAYCVGLLWVSLWVRHLGLNLWVGVAVAGIGAIAAASLAALVLPRRWRRGPTAAMWLGAGAIALLAALNYGLRYPVPGSLDISSLLSQGEAAGAQQIVWGEVQTLPRLTRSGRGQFWLATNQVRRLDAENNPLGIPSLVRGKLYVTVPVERSEGLFPGQRVQIQGNLYEPALPKNPNAFNFRRYLASQRCFAGFAGDRVLPDQGQSPPRWALWRLRQRIARAQAERLGSPVGPLVSAMALGRQAVNVPYDIQDMFMQAGMAHVLAASGFQVSLILGVVLAIVGHRAIASRLPYPVTTKVIAGGTALVVFVLLTGVQPSVMRAAVMGAGVLAGIALERSIKPLGCLLLAVTLLLLFNPTWIDDIGFQLSVMATLGLMVAVTPITEKLEWLPTTLASVAAVPLAAYLWTIPLSLFYFNTLTTYSILLNIVTTPLVMVISLGGMASGLAAAAWPWLGSLLAWPLWLPTQILIALVKWEVGLPGSALATGHISLVQMVGLYGLFWIWGWGAVRRRGLVALLIVVVALGPLLYRGATLSQVTVLAAGNDAVMVVQDGRSPLVINSGTADTAFYTVVPFLRQAGINQLTSAIHGDDSDSDNWRTIADKTPIRNFYGASSALAEAPAVNQFHPLTAGQMQPVSRQRVQYLQAGARGLRLDLLNRQNWLLLPKLSPEQQMPWVAAHPGLQSEVLWWHGEALTAEVIAAIGAQVAIASAPRIDEATEQLLRDRGIQVFCTERDGAITWSPHQGYRAYLATRQHPTAALE, encoded by the coding sequence ATGGGCGGAATTGCGGGGTTGCTGTGGGCTAGCGCATACTGCGTTGGCCTACTCTGGGTCAGTCTTTGGGTGCGTCATTTAGGATTGAACCTTTGGGTTGGGGTGGCTGTTGCCGGTATCGGGGCGATCGCGGCAGCGAGTTTGGCGGCACTGGTGCTGCCCCGTCGCTGGCGGCGAGGGCCGACGGCGGCTATGTGGCTGGGGGCGGGAGCGATCGCCCTTCTAGCTGCCCTCAACTACGGCCTGCGCTACCCAGTCCCTGGCTCTCTCGATATCAGTTCCCTGCTGAGTCAGGGCGAAGCGGCTGGAGCACAGCAGATCGTCTGGGGCGAGGTGCAAACCCTCCCTCGCCTGACCCGCAGTGGTCGAGGGCAGTTTTGGCTAGCCACCAACCAGGTGCGCCGGTTGGATGCCGAAAACAATCCCCTTGGTATCCCCAGTCTGGTTCGAGGCAAGCTCTACGTCACCGTGCCGGTGGAGCGAAGTGAGGGCCTGTTTCCAGGGCAGCGGGTGCAGATACAGGGCAATCTCTACGAACCGGCCCTGCCTAAAAATCCCAATGCGTTTAACTTTCGACGGTATTTAGCCAGCCAGCGCTGTTTTGCCGGGTTTGCGGGCGATCGCGTTCTGCCTGACCAGGGTCAGTCGCCTCCCCGGTGGGCACTGTGGCGGCTACGACAGCGCATTGCCCGCGCCCAAGCTGAGCGGCTGGGCAGTCCAGTTGGGCCTTTGGTTAGCGCCATGGCCCTGGGCCGTCAGGCGGTAAATGTGCCCTACGACATTCAAGACATGTTCATGCAAGCCGGAATGGCCCACGTCCTGGCGGCTAGCGGGTTTCAGGTGTCGCTGATCTTGGGGGTGGTGCTGGCGATTGTGGGCCATCGGGCGATCGCCTCCCGGCTGCCCTACCCAGTGACGACCAAGGTAATTGCTGGGGGAACAGCGCTGGTGGTGTTTGTGCTGCTGACCGGCGTACAGCCCAGCGTCATGCGGGCGGCGGTTATGGGGGCTGGGGTGCTAGCGGGCATTGCCCTAGAGCGCAGCATCAAACCTCTGGGCTGTCTGCTGCTGGCGGTCACCCTCCTGCTGTTGTTTAACCCAACGTGGATCGACGACATTGGCTTTCAGCTCAGCGTCATGGCCACCTTAGGGCTGATGGTGGCGGTGACGCCAATTACAGAAAAGCTGGAGTGGCTGCCGACTACGCTGGCGTCGGTGGCAGCGGTACCCCTGGCGGCCTACCTGTGGACCATTCCCCTCTCGTTGTTCTATTTCAACACCCTCACCACCTACAGCATCCTGTTGAATATTGTGACCACGCCCCTAGTCATGGTAATCAGCCTGGGAGGTATGGCCAGCGGGCTGGCGGCAGCGGCCTGGCCTTGGCTGGGGAGCCTGCTAGCCTGGCCCCTGTGGCTGCCAACCCAAATTCTCATTGCCCTGGTGAAGTGGGAGGTAGGTCTACCCGGCAGTGCCCTGGCCACTGGCCACATTTCGCTGGTGCAGATGGTTGGCCTCTATGGGCTTTTCTGGATTTGGGGTTGGGGTGCGGTGCGGCGGCGGGGATTGGTCGCCCTGCTAATTGTGGTGGTGGCTTTGGGACCGTTGCTCTACCGGGGGGCAACGCTTTCTCAAGTGACGGTGCTAGCGGCGGGCAATGACGCAGTGATGGTGGTGCAGGATGGGCGTTCCCCACTGGTAATCAACAGCGGCACCGCCGACACCGCCTTCTATACCGTGGTGCCCTTTCTGCGACAGGCGGGCATCAACCAGCTCACCAGCGCCATTCACGGCGATGATAGTGACAGCGACAACTGGCGCACCATTGCCGACAAAACTCCGATTCGCAATTTCTATGGAGCCAGTTCAGCTCTAGCAGAGGCTCCTGCAGTTAACCAGTTTCACCCGCTGACCGCAGGCCAGATGCAGCCGGTAAGCCGCCAGCGAGTGCAGTACTTGCAGGCTGGCGCTCGCGGGCTGCGGTTAGATCTGCTGAATCGGCAAAACTGGCTGTTGTTGCCCAAGCTATCCCCCGAGCAGCAAATGCCTTGGGTGGCGGCGCACCCTGGGCTGCAAAGCGAGGTGCTGTGGTGGCATGGGGAAGCCCTAACGGCAGAGGTAATTGCTGCCATTGGGGCGCAGGTGGCGATCGCCTCTGCTCCCCGCATCGATGAGGCTACTGAGCAACTGTTGCGCGATCGCGGCATTCAAGTTTTCTGCACTGAGCGCGACGGCGCCATCACCTGGAGCCCGCACCAGGGCTACCGAGCCTATCTGGCGACGCGACAGCATCCTACCGCCGCGCTGGAGTAG